The Terriglobia bacterium genome includes a window with the following:
- a CDS encoding glycosyltransferase family 2 protein: MSGPEISLVIPSWNGKALLEEHLASVVEGAAGISGSEVIVSDDGSTDGTIEAIARRFPRVRAARRDRNGGFGPAANDGVAAASGRLVILLNNDVAVPPGTFERLAEALEAAPEAFAAVPSIVRRESGEDEARTRIRFRWGVVSTSVGGGLAVDPAYACGGAMAFRRAEFLALGGFDPLFAPFYWEDVDLSYRARKRGRRIVLVDGARVEHDHGRTIGARFEPRSVVGIYERNRLIFTWKNLGDSALMRRHLAFLPLKLAWDLAAHPAFVRGFRAAWALRPALAPLRRRERAEATNRDRELLARPR; the protein is encoded by the coding sequence GTGAGCGGACCCGAGATCTCCCTCGTCATCCCGAGCTGGAACGGGAAGGCTCTGCTCGAGGAGCACCTCGCCTCGGTCGTCGAAGGCGCGGCGGGGATCTCCGGGTCGGAGGTGATCGTCTCCGACGACGGCTCGACCGACGGAACCATCGAAGCGATCGCCCGCCGGTTCCCGCGTGTTCGGGCCGCGCGCCGCGACCGGAACGGGGGCTTCGGACCGGCGGCGAACGACGGAGTCGCCGCCGCGAGCGGCCGGCTCGTGATTCTCCTCAACAACGACGTCGCGGTCCCCCCGGGAACGTTCGAGCGCCTCGCGGAGGCCCTCGAAGCCGCGCCCGAGGCCTTCGCGGCGGTCCCGTCCATCGTCCGTCGCGAGAGCGGGGAGGACGAGGCCCGCACTCGGATCCGGTTCAGGTGGGGCGTCGTCTCCACCTCGGTCGGGGGAGGGCTCGCCGTGGATCCGGCGTACGCCTGCGGCGGCGCCATGGCGTTCCGCCGGGCCGAGTTCCTGGCGCTGGGCGGCTTCGATCCCCTGTTCGCCCCGTTCTATTGGGAGGACGTGGACCTCTCGTACCGCGCGAGGAAGCGGGGGCGCCGCATCGTCCTCGTGGACGGCGCCCGCGTGGAACACGATCACGGCCGCACCATCGGTGCCCGGTTCGAGCCGAGGAGCGTCGTCGGGATCTACGAGCGGAACCGCCTGATCTTCACCTGGAAGAACCTCGGCGATTCGGCGCTGATGCGAAGGCACCTGGCGTTCCTCCCCCTCAAGCTGGCCTGGGATCTCGCGGCCCATCCCGCGTTCGTCCGGGGGTTCCGGGCCGCGTGGGCGCTTCGGCCCGCGCTCGCGCCGCTCAGGCGTCGCGAGCGGGCCGAGGCGACGAACCGCGACCGCGAGCTGCTGGCGCGGCCTCGCTAG
- the asnB gene encoding asparagine synthase (glutamine-hydrolyzing): protein MCGICGSVALASGPPGAEGVRAMLAELTHRGPDSEGLLETPRVAAGIRRLRVIDLRTGDQPIESEDGSVQVVFNGEIYNYRELRSELEGAGHRFGTRSDTEVLVHLWEDDGPGMLGRLDGMFAFCLHDRKTDEVFLARDRLGVKPLFYRESGGRLDFASEIRALLHAPGAPPDLDEQALVELFCLQYVPGERTPYRGVRKLLPGRYLHVREGRLEGRIWWEVPGGGEDSGLDEERVRGELPALLAAAVRKQTVSDVPLGMFLSGGIDSTVLLHLLSDGAARPVSTFSVGFEGESGDADASHARLVAARYGTRHHELRVRAGEAADWLPRLVDHLAMPVTDPALIPTALLSEFARREVTVALTGEGADEIFGGYRRYLLQARLSWLGRIPGLRHAARLRPLWALLPSRAGQALDALAERDPARNHFLWSATVDLGTARALFEDAAVAAAERSAVEAFRGRLGAGAGTSARLATDLSEWLPHDLLAKVDLASMAHSLEARVPYLDPAVVSWAARLPQRLRFARGATKVALREAFAGSIPAEVLRRPKRGFDLPLAAWIRGPLRSMAGDLLTGRAEDRLPSLRRGRAAAMLDLHLRGERDLGFPLFLLMSILLFLDRRGRA from the coding sequence ATGTGCGGGATCTGCGGCAGCGTGGCGCTCGCGTCGGGGCCTCCCGGCGCCGAGGGGGTCCGCGCGATGCTCGCCGAGCTTACGCACCGCGGTCCCGACTCCGAAGGTCTCCTCGAGACGCCGAGGGTCGCCGCCGGAATCAGGCGCCTCCGCGTGATCGACCTCAGGACGGGCGACCAGCCGATCGAGAGCGAGGACGGATCGGTCCAGGTCGTGTTCAACGGCGAGATCTACAACTACCGCGAGCTGCGGAGCGAGCTCGAGGGGGCGGGACACCGCTTCGGCACGCGATCCGACACCGAGGTGCTCGTCCACCTCTGGGAGGACGACGGTCCCGGGATGCTGGGGAGGCTCGACGGGATGTTCGCGTTCTGCCTCCACGACCGGAAGACCGACGAGGTGTTCCTCGCGCGGGACCGGCTGGGGGTCAAGCCGCTCTTCTATCGCGAAAGCGGCGGCCGGCTCGACTTCGCTTCGGAGATCCGCGCGCTCCTCCACGCGCCGGGCGCTCCCCCCGACCTCGACGAGCAGGCCCTCGTGGAGCTGTTCTGCCTCCAGTACGTCCCGGGCGAGCGCACCCCGTACCGGGGAGTGCGGAAGCTCCTCCCGGGCCGATACCTCCACGTCCGGGAAGGAAGGCTCGAGGGGAGGATCTGGTGGGAGGTCCCGGGTGGAGGCGAGGACTCGGGACTCGACGAGGAACGCGTCCGCGGAGAGCTCCCGGCGCTCCTCGCGGCCGCCGTGCGGAAGCAGACCGTCTCGGACGTCCCGCTCGGCATGTTCCTCTCGGGCGGGATCGACTCGACCGTGCTGCTGCATCTCCTGTCGGACGGTGCGGCGCGGCCCGTGTCGACGTTCTCGGTGGGTTTCGAGGGGGAGAGCGGAGACGCGGACGCCTCTCACGCTCGCCTCGTCGCCGCGCGCTACGGGACCCGGCACCACGAGCTGCGCGTCCGGGCGGGGGAAGCAGCGGATTGGCTTCCCCGCCTCGTGGACCACCTGGCGATGCCGGTCACCGATCCCGCGCTGATCCCCACCGCGCTCCTGTCCGAGTTCGCGCGCCGGGAGGTCACGGTCGCGCTCACCGGGGAGGGAGCGGACGAGATCTTCGGGGGCTACCGCCGCTATCTCCTCCAGGCCCGGCTCTCCTGGCTCGGCCGCATCCCGGGGCTGAGGCACGCCGCGCGGCTCCGGCCGCTCTGGGCGCTCCTCCCGTCGCGCGCCGGACAGGCTCTCGATGCCCTGGCGGAGCGGGATCCCGCTCGCAATCACTTCCTCTGGTCGGCGACGGTGGACCTCGGGACGGCCCGGGCACTGTTCGAGGACGCCGCCGTGGCAGCGGCGGAGCGTTCCGCCGTCGAGGCGTTCCGCGGGCGCCTCGGCGCGGGTGCGGGCACCTCGGCGCGCCTGGCCACCGACCTCTCCGAATGGCTGCCGCACGATCTCCTGGCCAAGGTGGATCTCGCCTCGATGGCGCACTCGCTCGAGGCCCGGGTGCCTTACCTCGATCCCGCCGTGGTGTCGTGGGCCGCGAGGCTTCCGCAGCGGCTCCGGTTCGCGAGGGGCGCGACCAAGGTGGCGCTCCGTGAGGCGTTCGCCGGCTCGATCCCCGCCGAGGTCCTGAGGCGTCCGAAGCGGGGGTTCGACCTGCCGCTCGCGGCCTGGATCCGCGGCCCGCTCCGCTCCATGGCCGGCGATCTCCTCACGGGACGGGCGGAGGATCGCCTGCCGTCGCTCCGCCGAGGCCGAGCGGCCGCAATGCTGGACCTCCACCTCCGCGGGGAACGGGACCTCGGCTTCCCGCTGTTCCTGCTGATGTCGATCCTCCTCTTCCTGGACCGGCGGGGGCGAGCGTGA
- a CDS encoding glycosyltransferase family 2 protein, producing MSEDAGAIGAADRSPVAVVIVTWNAAAWIADCLRSLLRLTRPPAEIVVVDNGSTDGTVSMVRDGYPGLALIECGTNLGFCRANNLGFARTVSPFVLVLNPDARLGPGFLEALLPAFEDEAVGIAAGKLLRPDGRTIDSAGQMLARSRQPVDRGYGEPDEGQFDRDGEVFGACGAAALYRRAMLEEVADPDGEVFDSRFFAFYEDLDLAWRAHRLGWTAAYRHEAIGVHARGATASGASVRRRGWALLHRSPEVRFHVAKNRYLTILRNDTLRAYLRDLPFILGRDVGLAALLLVASPGVLLRLWREREVFRGAVERRRLDSARPKRQTLHGGSPA from the coding sequence ATGAGCGAGGACGCGGGGGCCATAGGAGCCGCGGACCGGTCCCCGGTCGCGGTGGTGATCGTGACGTGGAATGCCGCGGCGTGGATCGCCGACTGCCTGAGGAGTCTCCTCCGGCTGACGAGGCCCCCCGCCGAGATCGTCGTGGTGGACAACGGCTCCACGGACGGAACCGTCTCGATGGTTCGCGACGGCTACCCTGGCCTGGCGCTGATCGAGTGTGGGACCAATCTCGGGTTCTGCCGCGCGAACAACCTCGGATTCGCCCGGACCGTGAGCCCGTTCGTGCTGGTGCTGAACCCCGACGCGCGGCTGGGCCCCGGGTTCCTCGAGGCTCTCCTGCCGGCGTTCGAGGACGAGGCGGTGGGGATCGCGGCGGGAAAGCTCCTCCGTCCCGACGGACGGACGATCGACTCGGCGGGGCAGATGCTCGCGCGCTCCCGGCAGCCTGTGGACCGCGGGTACGGCGAGCCGGACGAGGGGCAGTTCGACCGCGACGGCGAGGTGTTCGGGGCCTGCGGCGCGGCGGCGCTCTACCGCCGCGCCATGCTCGAGGAGGTCGCCGACCCGGACGGCGAGGTGTTCGACTCGCGGTTCTTCGCTTTCTACGAGGACCTGGACCTGGCCTGGAGGGCCCATCGCCTCGGGTGGACGGCGGCATACCGCCACGAGGCGATCGGAGTCCACGCGCGCGGCGCCACGGCCTCCGGCGCGTCGGTCCGGCGGAGGGGTTGGGCCCTCCTGCACCGGAGCCCGGAGGTTCGTTTCCACGTCGCCAAGAACCGGTACCTGACGATCCTCCGCAACGACACGCTCCGCGCGTACCTCCGGGATCTCCCGTTCATCCTCGGCCGCGACGTCGGTCTCGCCGCGCTGCTGCTCGTGGCGTCTCCCGGCGTGCTCCTGAGGCTCTGGCGGGAGAGGGAGGTCTTCCGCGGCGCCGTCGAACGGCGGCGGCTGGACTCGGCCCGGCCGAAGCGCCAAACTCTCCACGGAGGGTCGCCCGCTTGA
- a CDS encoding glycosyltransferase family 2 protein, translating into MSAPGLSVVIPSRNGVARLPETLASIARQNVSCGLEVVVVDDGSSDGTKDAAARVELPWGPPLVLRREPGRGRADACNEAIGAARAPVILVLDDDMTLKSGAVEAHRAFHARLARGAAIGRIELAPGPADSCFRRFLEREEAFRETALLRQRDDVPFPMCLTGHFSAAREVLVAAGGFDASIGRYGFEDIDLGFRLHEAGIRIAYLPEAVSVHRAHMTDLTRYLARHREAGLVARQLAARYPDGPFREYLRLDGPDRLGLGTSPAGLVGLRLVNRLVLLRPLRRLLGSRPGFGAILRLLAAGERAGLERAVHFGYHVARDIRYFQGCFDDPAGGRA; encoded by the coding sequence ATGAGCGCGCCCGGCCTGTCCGTCGTGATCCCGAGCCGCAACGGTGTCGCCAGGCTTCCCGAAACGTTGGCCTCGATCGCGCGGCAGAACGTGTCCTGCGGGCTCGAGGTCGTCGTCGTGGACGACGGATCTTCGGATGGGACGAAGGACGCCGCGGCCCGTGTGGAGCTGCCTTGGGGCCCGCCGTTGGTGCTACGGCGAGAACCCGGGCGAGGGCGCGCCGACGCCTGCAACGAAGCGATCGGCGCGGCGCGCGCCCCCGTGATCCTGGTGCTCGACGACGACATGACCTTGAAAAGCGGCGCGGTCGAGGCACACCGAGCCTTCCACGCGCGCCTCGCGCGGGGAGCGGCGATCGGCCGGATCGAGCTGGCGCCCGGGCCCGCGGATTCCTGTTTCAGGCGGTTTCTCGAGCGCGAGGAGGCGTTCCGCGAAACCGCCCTCCTCCGGCAACGGGACGACGTCCCGTTCCCGATGTGCCTCACCGGCCATTTCTCCGCGGCGCGGGAGGTCCTGGTCGCGGCGGGAGGGTTCGACGCGAGCATCGGGCGTTACGGGTTCGAGGACATCGATCTCGGCTTCCGCCTGCACGAGGCGGGGATCCGCATCGCGTACCTTCCCGAGGCCGTCTCGGTCCACCGGGCGCACATGACCGATCTTACGCGCTACCTCGCGCGGCATCGCGAGGCGGGGCTCGTCGCGCGCCAACTGGCCGCCCGTTACCCGGATGGGCCGTTCCGCGAGTACCTCCGGCTGGACGGCCCCGACCGGCTGGGTCTCGGCACGAGTCCCGCCGGGCTCGTCGGTCTGAGGCTCGTGAACCGACTCGTCCTCCTGCGGCCCCTGCGGCGGCTCCTCGGCTCCCGCCCGGGGTTCGGCGCGATCCTGCGGCTCCTCGCCGCGGGCGAGCGAGCGGGGCTCGAGCGCGCGGTCCACTTCGGGTACCACGTCGCCCGGGACATCCGGTACTTCCAGGGGTGCTTCGACGATCCTGCGGGAGGACGGGCGTGA
- a CDS encoding undecaprenyl/decaprenyl-phosphate alpha-N-acetylglucosaminyl 1-phosphate transferase has product MIRALVHASTFLLALGLSAWLTPVMREAALRFGIVDRPDGRLKGHREPVPYLGGLAIFLSFLLAIAFTLRFRDEVLGMLLAGSIVVILGLVDDLGQIGPWTKLLGEAVAVMVLVKSGIYIKLTFLPTWAALPLSVLWLLAATNAFNLIDIMDGLSAGTAAVAAAALFAVAVVNGRHESATLLAGLCGACLGFLRLNLEPARIYMGDTGSLLLGLLLGALAMNNGYTENSRIAAVAPGLILGVPLFDMLFVMYVRWRRGLPVMLGSPDHVALRLRKWRLTTRQTVMASYAATAVLGGAAIGMKFVGAAGATAILAGTVLAALALGWLLRRVDMSL; this is encoded by the coding sequence TTGATCCGCGCCCTGGTCCACGCCTCGACGTTCCTCCTCGCGCTGGGGCTCTCGGCCTGGCTCACTCCGGTCATGCGGGAGGCTGCGCTCAGGTTCGGGATCGTGGACCGTCCCGACGGCCGCCTCAAGGGCCATCGGGAACCCGTGCCCTATCTCGGTGGGCTCGCGATCTTCCTCTCCTTCCTCCTGGCGATCGCCTTCACGCTGCGATTCCGCGACGAGGTCCTGGGGATGCTCCTGGCCGGGTCCATCGTGGTGATCCTGGGCCTCGTGGACGATCTCGGTCAGATCGGCCCGTGGACGAAGCTGCTCGGTGAGGCCGTGGCGGTGATGGTCCTGGTCAAGTCCGGGATCTACATCAAGCTGACCTTCCTCCCGACGTGGGCGGCGCTGCCGCTGTCCGTCCTCTGGCTCCTCGCGGCCACGAACGCGTTCAACCTGATCGACATCATGGACGGCCTGTCCGCGGGTACGGCGGCGGTCGCCGCGGCGGCGCTCTTCGCCGTGGCGGTCGTCAACGGGCGCCACGAGTCCGCGACCCTCCTCGCGGGCCTCTGCGGAGCCTGTCTCGGGTTCCTCCGGCTCAACCTCGAGCCGGCCCGGATCTACATGGGGGACACCGGGAGCCTGCTGCTCGGCCTCCTGCTCGGCGCCCTGGCGATGAACAACGGGTACACCGAGAACAGCCGGATCGCCGCGGTGGCGCCGGGGCTGATCCTCGGGGTCCCGCTGTTCGACATGTTGTTCGTGATGTACGTGCGGTGGCGGCGCGGACTGCCGGTGATGCTCGGGAGCCCCGACCACGTCGCGCTGAGGCTTCGAAAGTGGCGGCTCACGACCCGGCAGACCGTGATGGCGTCGTACGCGGCCACGGCGGTCCTCGGCGGCGCGGCGATCGGCATGAAGTTCGTCGGGGCCGCCGGGGCCACGGCGATCCTCGCCGGGACGGTCCTCGCGGCGCTTGCTCTCGGATGGCTGCTCCGGCGCGTCGACATGAGCCTGTGA
- a CDS encoding glycosyltransferase family 4 protein, with translation MRVGVDASVLAGTPTGVARYLSALIEHLPTSLKRKDALELFTDRPLPSGIATTVLRWPLPGGDPAWRQFRLGAHLVRRRVDVLFCPFYTIPLVARVPTVVVIHDVSFAAHPEWFSAKSRVAFALAGPSARKARRVVTVSEFSAGEIARHLGVRRERIDVIPPGLDPSWRRPVEATERRAAREWLGFAGPYALHLGAVTARRNLDLVVRAFSRVTIEARLVVVGPSVPPAPDVDDLAREGGIADRVIRRAWAPEPILRGLLGEAAALVYLSEYEGFGLPVLEALAVGTPVLALRRASLPEVLGDVAAWVETDDPREIGAQLEGLMRGGRIAVRLARDGPGRAARFDPDVAAERTWRVVLDAAH, from the coding sequence GTGAGAGTCGGGGTCGACGCCAGCGTGCTCGCCGGGACGCCGACCGGCGTGGCGCGCTACCTCTCGGCGCTGATCGAGCACCTGCCGACTTCCCTGAAACGGAAAGACGCGCTGGAACTGTTTACCGACCGGCCGCTTCCGTCCGGCATCGCTACGACCGTGCTGCGCTGGCCGCTGCCAGGCGGCGACCCGGCATGGCGTCAGTTCCGGCTCGGGGCGCACCTCGTCCGTCGGCGTGTCGACGTGCTGTTCTGCCCCTTCTATACGATCCCCCTCGTGGCCCGCGTCCCGACGGTCGTCGTGATCCACGATGTCTCCTTCGCCGCCCATCCCGAGTGGTTCTCGGCGAAGTCGCGCGTCGCGTTCGCGCTCGCGGGGCCGTCCGCCAGGAAGGCGCGTCGCGTCGTCACGGTGAGCGAATTCTCGGCCGGCGAGATCGCTCGTCACCTCGGCGTGCGACGTGAGCGGATCGACGTGATCCCGCCGGGCCTCGACCCGAGCTGGCGGAGGCCGGTCGAGGCGACGGAGCGTCGCGCGGCGCGGGAGTGGCTCGGCTTCGCCGGGCCCTACGCGTTGCACCTCGGTGCCGTGACGGCGCGGCGCAACCTCGATCTGGTCGTCCGCGCCTTCTCCCGCGTCACGATCGAGGCGCGCCTGGTCGTCGTGGGCCCCTCGGTTCCGCCCGCCCCCGACGTCGACGACCTGGCCCGGGAGGGCGGGATCGCGGACCGGGTGATCCGCCGCGCGTGGGCACCCGAGCCGATCCTGCGCGGACTCCTCGGCGAGGCTGCCGCGCTCGTTTACCTTTCGGAGTATGAAGGCTTCGGCCTGCCGGTGCTCGAGGCGCTGGCGGTCGGCACGCCGGTCCTCGCGCTGCGTCGCGCGAGCCTTCCGGAGGTTCTCGGCGACGTTGCCGCGTGGGTCGAGACCGATGACCCCCGTGAAATCGGCGCGCAGCTCGAGGGGCTGATGCGTGGCGGGCGAATTGCCGTGAGGCTCGCACGCGACGGGCCGGGGCGCGCCGCGCGGTTCGACCCGGACGTGGCAGCGGAGCGGACGTGGCGCGTCGTGCTGGACGCAGCCCATTGA
- a CDS encoding glycosyltransferase yields the protein MDLYRRTRIGPNFHNSTGPVNFRTFALPANGVLLLCDNKRHLGLVFDVGREAIGFEEVGEAIELTRHYLAHDDDRRTIAAAGWERCLRDYGEAAVFRRLIASVEEVRGAAAAPRRDPVPFLRLHRRRTGVARLVHHLRAAPRRAARVLRRLAGSSR from the coding sequence GTGGACCTTTACCGGCGCACGAGGATCGGTCCCAACTTCCACAACTCGACCGGCCCCGTCAACTTCCGGACGTTCGCCCTACCCGCCAACGGCGTCCTCCTCCTCTGCGACAACAAGCGGCATCTGGGCCTCGTCTTCGACGTCGGGCGGGAAGCGATCGGCTTCGAGGAGGTCGGGGAGGCGATCGAGCTGACCCGGCACTACCTGGCGCACGACGACGACCGCCGCACGATCGCCGCGGCGGGATGGGAGCGCTGTCTTCGGGACTACGGCGAGGCGGCGGTCTTCCGCAGGTTGATCGCGAGCGTCGAGGAGGTTCGCGGCGCGGCCGCCGCCCCTCGGCGCGACCCCGTTCCCTTCCTGAGGCTTCACCGCCGGCGAACGGGGGTCGCTCGCCTCGTCCACCACCTGCGCGCGGCTCCGAGACGCGCGGCGAGAGTACTCCGGCGGCTCGCCGGATCCTCGCGCTAG
- a CDS encoding FAD-dependent oxidoreductase, producing the protein MILILGGGLAGLSAAHHLRGVPHLVLEAEASPGGLCRTREVGGFSFDYTGHLLHLRDPRAIALVDRILPGAFETIRRRAFIRTRGATLPFPFQANLHGLPVGVVADCVAGFVESLGSEVPEGTEASFRDWSLAVFGRGISEAFLFPYNAKLFRRDPVDMTADWVSWSIPRPTLREVVRGALGLGNEGMGYNPTFRYPRVGGIGIVPEALARGIPTVRCGARVGSVDLDRRTLTLENGERIGWDRLLVTIPLPGFLTMTGDAGLSEAAGRLDWSSVACLNLGVDREGVGDGAHWIYFPDAGVPFYRVGFPTAFARGVAPEGTSSMYVEIAFANGDRPDLDSVEATTLDALRAEGVLRGSDRILVKDWTIIEPGYVVFDRRRSEVLAAVVPRLEARGVQLAGRYGAWTYAYMERAMLDGLEAARRLAG; encoded by the coding sequence ATGATCCTGATCCTCGGGGGGGGGCTCGCGGGGCTGAGCGCGGCCCATCATCTCCGGGGGGTTCCTCACCTCGTCCTCGAGGCGGAGGCCTCTCCGGGGGGATTGTGCCGGACCCGTGAGGTGGGCGGCTTCTCGTTCGACTACACCGGCCACCTCCTGCACTTGCGCGATCCGAGGGCGATCGCGCTCGTGGACCGCATCCTCCCCGGTGCGTTCGAGACGATCCGGCGGAGGGCGTTCATCAGGACGCGCGGCGCGACGCTCCCGTTCCCGTTCCAGGCGAACCTCCACGGCCTCCCCGTGGGGGTCGTCGCCGATTGCGTCGCCGGGTTCGTGGAGAGCCTGGGATCCGAGGTGCCGGAAGGCACCGAGGCGTCCTTCCGGGACTGGTCGCTCGCGGTCTTCGGGCGGGGGATCAGCGAGGCGTTCCTGTTTCCGTACAACGCGAAGTTGTTCCGCCGGGATCCGGTCGACATGACGGCGGACTGGGTCTCGTGGTCGATCCCCAGGCCCACGCTCCGAGAGGTCGTCCGGGGCGCCCTCGGCCTCGGTAACGAGGGGATGGGGTACAACCCGACGTTCCGATACCCGAGGGTCGGCGGGATCGGGATCGTGCCCGAAGCGCTCGCGCGCGGGATCCCGACCGTGAGGTGCGGCGCGCGCGTGGGGTCGGTGGACCTCGACCGGCGGACGCTCACGCTCGAGAACGGCGAGCGGATCGGGTGGGACCGGCTCCTCGTCACGATCCCTCTCCCGGGGTTCCTCACGATGACCGGGGACGCGGGCCTGAGTGAGGCGGCGGGCCGGCTCGACTGGTCGTCGGTCGCCTGCCTCAATCTGGGAGTGGATCGGGAGGGCGTCGGCGACGGAGCGCACTGGATCTACTTCCCCGACGCCGGGGTGCCGTTCTACCGGGTCGGATTCCCCACCGCGTTCGCTCGCGGCGTCGCCCCGGAGGGGACCTCCTCGATGTACGTCGAGATCGCCTTCGCGAACGGCGATCGCCCCGACCTCGACTCCGTCGAGGCGACGACCCTCGACGCGCTCCGCGCGGAGGGCGTTCTCCGGGGTTCGGACCGCATCCTGGTCAAGGACTGGACGATCATCGAGCCCGGCTACGTGGTCTTCGACCGGCGCCGGAGCGAGGTGCTGGCGGCCGTCGTCCCCCGCCTCGAGGCGCGGGGAGTCCAGCTCGCCGGGCGCTACGGCGCGTGGACCTACGCCTACATGGAGCGCGCGATGCTCGACGGCCTCGAGGCCGCGCGCCGCCTCGCCGGATAG
- a CDS encoding methyltransferase domain-containing protein: MKSALRRWLPAPIQSLARRIYYRPSVRKIVFLPADLVDWLRGKRRDGLPPRSVAFVGDGDFEAIGEEFFRYFVNLCGLEPNQRVLDVGCGAGRMALPLTRYLRDGGSYEGFDLLEEHIRWCCDHIAARHPRFRFVHADVRSPMYNPKGRFAPSGYRFPFESESFDFAFLTSVVTHMLPAGTDRYLSEVARVLRPGARCLITWFLLDAEAERRIRLGTSPTRFAHELGGCRVVDAGVPESAVAYLENDVRELYDRNRLEIVEPIRWGGWSGRAEHLSSQDIVIAVRR, encoded by the coding sequence ATGAAGAGCGCACTGCGAAGGTGGCTCCCGGCCCCGATCCAGTCGCTCGCGAGACGGATCTACTACCGGCCGTCCGTTCGGAAGATCGTCTTCCTCCCGGCGGATCTCGTCGATTGGCTCAGGGGAAAGCGGAGGGATGGCCTTCCCCCCAGGAGCGTCGCGTTCGTGGGGGATGGCGATTTCGAGGCGATCGGCGAGGAGTTCTTCCGTTACTTCGTGAATCTCTGCGGCCTCGAGCCGAACCAGCGGGTCCTCGACGTGGGATGTGGCGCCGGCCGGATGGCGCTGCCCCTCACCCGGTACCTTCGGGACGGCGGATCCTACGAAGGGTTCGACCTCCTCGAGGAACACATAAGATGGTGCTGCGACCACATCGCGGCGAGGCACCCGCGGTTCCGCTTCGTCCACGCCGACGTGAGGAGCCCGATGTACAACCCGAAGGGGAGATTCGCCCCGTCGGGGTACCGATTCCCTTTCGAGAGCGAATCATTCGACTTCGCGTTCCTGACGTCGGTCGTGACGCACATGCTCCCCGCCGGGACCGACCGCTACCTTTCCGAGGTCGCCCGGGTCCTGCGCCCGGGCGCGCGGTGCCTGATCACCTGGTTCCTGCTGGACGCCGAGGCCGAGCGGAGGATTCGGTTGGGGACGAGCCCGACTCGGTTCGCGCACGAACTCGGGGGGTGCCGGGTCGTGGACGCGGGGGTTCCCGAGTCCGCGGTGGCGTACCTCGAGAACGACGTCCGCGAACTGTACGACAGAAACCGCCTCGAGATCGTGGAACCCATCCGCTGGGGCGGCTGGTCGGGCCGCGCCGAGCACCTCTCCTCCCAGGACATCGTCATCGCGGTCCGGCGGTAG
- a CDS encoding glycosyltransferase family 4 protein gives MDDPRDGRGTDMRILVDLRCLETPSGGRGVGRYSRELARALPDAAPPGWQFAALSWNGVGAELGLRDVRYPGPRRGIGIADRYLIPPLLRRERIGLYHAPAYALPSAGAGDTALVLTVHDLVARLFPEALSWRHRQAFRRTFRSAFAAHRVIAVSETTRRDLLAHYPLEASRVVAVPNGVAERLGASSTPSAAVAGLRRPFVLYAGGLDPLKNVPFLLRVLARCRDGGQGLHLVVLGEEGARREEFLRGARSLGLRGSVSALGHVDDATLGAAYREAFAFLFPSRYEGFGFPPLEALAAGCPVVSSPAGALAEVLGDAAILAGPDDVEAWAAALGRLGGDPSARALRISRGRERARAYTWARTARETIEVYRQALEEAGRG, from the coding sequence GTGGACGATCCGCGCGATGGACGGGGGACGGACATGCGCATCCTCGTCGATCTCCGTTGCCTAGAGACCCCGAGCGGGGGCCGCGGGGTCGGCAGGTACTCCCGTGAATTGGCGCGCGCGCTCCCGGACGCCGCGCCGCCGGGGTGGCAGTTCGCGGCCCTGTCCTGGAACGGCGTCGGAGCGGAACTCGGGCTTCGTGACGTCCGCTATCCCGGGCCCCGCCGCGGAATCGGCATCGCGGACCGGTACCTGATTCCGCCGCTGCTTCGGCGGGAGCGGATCGGGCTCTACCACGCTCCCGCGTACGCCCTTCCGTCCGCGGGCGCGGGGGACACCGCGCTCGTTCTCACCGTCCACGACCTCGTGGCGAGGCTCTTTCCGGAGGCGCTCTCGTGGCGTCACCGCCAGGCCTTCCGGAGGACGTTCCGCAGCGCGTTCGCCGCCCACCGGGTCATCGCCGTGTCGGAGACGACGCGCCGCGACCTCCTCGCCCACTACCCCCTCGAGGCCTCGCGCGTGGTCGCCGTGCCGAACGGCGTCGCGGAGCGCCTCGGCGCGTCCTCGACCCCGAGCGCCGCCGTGGCCGGACTTAGGAGGCCGTTCGTTCTCTACGCGGGGGGACTCGACCCGCTGAAGAACGTTCCGTTCCTCCTCCGGGTGTTGGCCCGGTGCCGGGACGGCGGGCAGGGATTGCATCTCGTCGTGCTCGGCGAGGAGGGGGCGCGTCGGGAGGAGTTCCTCCGCGGCGCGCGCTCGCTCGGGCTCAGAGGCTCGGTCTCGGCGTTGGGGCACGTGGACGACGCGACCCTTGGCGCCGCGTACCGGGAGGCGTTCGCCTTCCTGTTCCCGAGCCGCTACGAGGGCTTCGGCTTCCCGCCGCTGGAAGCGCTGGCCGCCGGCTGCCCCGTGGTCTCGTCCCCCGCGGGCGCGCTGGCCGAGGTGCTGGGCGACGCCGCGATCCTCGCGGGTCCCGACGATGTCGAAGCGTGGGCGGCGGCGCTCGGTCGCCTGGGGGGCGACCCCTCAGCCCGCGCCCTGCGAATCTCACGGGGGAGGGAGCGCGCGCGAGCCTACACCTGGGCGAGGACCGCGCGGGAAACCATCGAGGTCTATCGGCAGGCGCTTGAGGAGGCGGGACGGGGATGA